In Cicer arietinum cultivar CDC Frontier isolate Library 1 chromosome 7, Cicar.CDCFrontier_v2.0, whole genome shotgun sequence, the genomic window ACCTCACCCATACTAACAAACAAGTTATGCTTTTGTTTTTCTCAATAACACAGGACAGGAGGAAAAAGAGAACGGATAACCAAATAAATGCATAGTATATTATTTCCAATACGCAATAACATATTTTATAGAGTCAATTTTCAAAGAGAGTAACATTAAAATGACTAATAAGTTATTCACAAAACCCCTTCAAAAGCAAGATAGATTAATGATATGATATAATCAGCCGGGTATGAAGCCAGCAACTACATTGTTACAGGAAAAAGCTATAATAACAAGCTAAAGTCGAGTACATTCAGAAAGAATAAAACAGTAGAAAATTCAAACTTGTATACAATATAACACAATTAGTTTCTACCAAGAGGCAGAGATCTGCAAGAATATGTTTCTTTAAAATCAGACTTCCTAGAAGAAGTGAAAATAGAGGCATAAACCTCAGTAGCATTGGCCGGGGCAATATCAGTTGCCTTGAAACGCTTAGCAGCAGCAGCACCGCCATTAACACTCTTGTTACCATTAGCAACTTTCCCATTTCGATCAACTTTAGCAGAAGCCTTCTCCACACCCATAATACCATGCTTAGTTCCACTCAACTTTGACACTTCCAAACCCAAACCATTCACAGCCTCACTATTCTTCACCTTCTTGGTTTTCTTCTCCCTAACCTTAGCTTTCTCCTCCTCCATCTTCTCCCTCAAAACCGCCACCTCTTCTTCATTACCATTGATCACAATCTTATCAACCTCATCAAATTCTTCATGGCAAACCAAACAAGCCGAAGACTTAACCTCCTTCAAAGCCTTAGCACTCAAAACATGACCACAATTCCTCAAAGCGAAAAATTTATACTTCCCATTGAATTCAAGCCCTGCAATAGGGCATTGAAACTTAGCCCCATCATCTTCGCCGTTAATCGAAGAAAGCTTAACCGTAATCATGTCTTTCAAACCCTTGATATACCCAAATTCCTTCGGAAGTTTCTTCCCCAACAAAGCCTCCACCAAAGATACCTTATTGAAGATATTCCCAAGCTTATCGATCACACATGGTTCACGCAACGGTTCATTCGATAGCGCACAGTTCTGCCACTTCGAAAGCCTCTGTTCGTTTGGATCCACCTTGTCTGGTTTCTTTTCCGCGTACATTTTAAGGTAGCAATCGCGTGACTCGGCTCCCGTCGCGCCGCCATCTCCACCGCCGCCGCGGAGGCGTGATTGAAGGACGAGAGTTGAAAGAGGTGCGATACGGGAGGTGGAGAAAACGGTGTTATCGGGGAGAGGTTTGCCATTGAGAGTGAAGTAGAAGGATGATGGAAGGAGGTGTTGTGAATTGGGGAAGAGAGAGAATTTTAGGTCGGAAAGGGTTTGATCGCCGGTAACAGATTTAGGATAAACTTGTTGGTCCGGCGATTGGACTAGGACTTGGAATGATTTAGGATGCATCTTCCTTTTTCCTAGGGTTTGTGAATTGTATTGTGAAACGTAAATCGGaggttgaatgattttttaataGATTCGAAATCGGAACCCTTGATTATAGATTGATCTCTGCCTGCCGGCAACCGACTTTGACGACGGCTTTGATTGGCTGGGCTTATTTTCGATATGGGCTTTGAGTTGAGTTTTTGTATGTATTGGGTTGGGTGagacaaagaaaagaaaaatttccCCTGTACCCCCATTtttatacctatacccccataattttttgaaaatgacaattatatccttattaattcaaagatttttttttttttttttttaatttcatcttTTTCGGAACTAcaaaaaagatttccggtacacaccTTATTTCCGGagaacttttttcaagttttccggtacattgttaccggaaaactttaaaaaagatttctGGTGCAGAAGTGAAAAATTGTActaccggaaaacttcattccaaagatttccggtacagaaggtgtttccagaaaactttctcaaaaagatttccggtactcaccattttttaattttttttttaattttattatttttataaatgataatacaTTAGTCAATAATTAACacatcataaatattaattaacacatataaatataccataaataattcataattaatacaccataattaatgattaatactCATTTCCATAACAAGatttataaattagttaaaatcaaataaatactaatttaataaaaaaaagtaaaacaaaaaaattattttaaaaaatatttaaaaaaaaaatcaaacaagtaccGGAAAACATGTGGATGAAGTTTTTCGGTGGTTTCCAGAAATGTTACGTTGAAGTTTTCCGGAAACGATGttttgtaccggaaaacttttttcaagttttccggaatgaaagttgtgtaccggaaaacttgaaagaagtttttcggaatttttttttttgcttgttatttctgttccggaaatgttaaatgaagaaattaaaaaaaaaattatatgtatgagggtattttagtatttttcctTTACTTTTGGGGTATAGGAATAAATGAGTGGGTACAAGGGAAAATTTTCCAAAGAAAATCAGTATTTTGCGTAAGATTACtacagtttaaaaaaaataaaatcttttcttaaatatttattttcaagaGTTCTCGTTTATTCattacagttttttttttaaataaaataatcacaaATTTGCATTTgtttattaactatttaaaattaaaaacaatctaaaaatttatttacttagAAGTTgttttgagtagttttcaaaaaaaagtcattatttataattgaatttcttttataaaagataatttctaaataatagaataccaaaatattttttttataatctataaCATATATACTGCTCATGTAATTTCacattaaaatcttttttttttataatatttttttaaaaaagtgattatATCAACAAACACAAAACAACTTCAACTTTTgtgttaaaaattaaagaaatagtctctaaattattaaatgccgaaattacataatttataatCGGTAATAAACATGCCTACACATGAAAccgatttgaaaaaaaatattttatccacaCATATAAATACTAATAAGATTATTGATGGAGTTGAGTTTAGCGGAAGGCTAAGAGTATATTGTTGTGAACTAAAGTTTGAATTTCAATTGAAAACGatatatattttgtgtttgATACGTCTTAAATATGATTATTTCCAATATGATAAACgtatgagaaagaaaaaaaaagaattgataatattttttttagaaaggtTATAGAAATTTCTTATGACGTCTCACATGTACAATTTAAAAGTCGTAAAAgactattgtaaaaaaattctaGTCCCCCATTGATTATAAGGTATAAACATACTTTATAAAAGGTGATATTTCTTATCTCATCTCATGAGTCAATTTTGTAAGAATGAGttagttataatattaaaaaataatatagtatcAAGAGTCTATCGATTTAAATCATCTATCGTTTATATCCACATATTAAGTCCCACAGTATTGATGTGAAgactatataaattttatttttaatttaaatattttctcttCTATAGTTTTTATTAATACTCTAATAAAGATTGCAAGGACATTTGACATGCTTGAGTGCGAGTTCAAATATGTAATGCTCCACTTATGCATCTTAAGTGTGAGTGAATTTCCCCACTTGATTTATTAGAGTTTTAAAAAGAAACATCATATGACATATTTATAAGttgttatttaatataaaagagCTTATAAATAAGTACTTCTATGAAAAACACTTATTCTATAAACGTTTAATTGAATTGTTTATCGAAACATAATCTTATCATAAAGTTTTAACACcgtttaattaattactaaattatgtAGATGCACATAAATTTAGTAAAACtcacttaaatttataaaaaaaaaaaagttattaagaAGAGTTTATTGATAACATAATTCTTTACATGCCAAAATTAAGTAATACTATTTAAGTAATGCTACATATATCTCAACATGAGTAATGCTACTTCTAAATGAttctgtaaaaaaataaaaatactacttctaaaataaaatatttgtcaaaATTGTATCTGAGATTCCTCACCCAAAAATGGAACCATACATAAAAGCTACATTTATTTAGATCTTTGTTCATCTAATTATCCTAGTATGAGCCATTGTTCGTActctaatttgaaattaattgaagaCTTAGACCACCTCACATGTGCCATTCCAttccaacaattttcatttttctagcTCCGATTCCAAATTTGCCAAGATTAATTATACAAAACTGattatttgataataattttctaTTCTTATCAATGTTATGTAGtgtgtatatatttttgttcataATTTCACCTGCATCCTAAAGTTGGGATGGCCCTATTTAGTTAGATAAGATAAGACCAAAAGATATATGTAGTCCCAATTGAGCCTCAATCAATGATCAATATCATGGTGCTATGTGCATAATTGCATGGTAGGCCatgcaaatttatttttgaatcaaagCAATGCCATTTTGTTAATGTGGTCcgtctacatttttttttcctggAAGAATTGTGAGGTCATAATCTCAAATGGCTAAAATGTAATTATATGGAAGTGGTcctaaaccataaatcaccaaGGAATAGAGGTAGACATGCTATCAACCATgctttgtgtattttttttattttaccaacTACCCCATTCCCCAACCcccttcttgtttttttttttttttgtcaggTTGTGTGTGGTATTCAATTAAATCACAtcttgatatatatttatttcttgatCAAGAGACCACGCTTGGAAATCCATTGATCAATGTATAACTTTGCTTAATTGAATTGATTTGAAGCCACTCCATCTCGATTTCACGTTTACCTCTCCGTCCTTCTATTTACTCCCTCAGTCCCATTTTATAAACGTTTTTTTTAACACATATTAAGAAacgattaatttaatttgttcatttgatttgttgatgtttataaaatatcttttgtACGTATGTGAATGagtttatctttaattttttatctttcaaaatatattaatagtattaataagaggaatatttgaatacaaataataaatgaatctaataatttaaataagtttatatttaataacaatttttttaataaaaatgatgttttataaTTAGGAGAGAATATATTACAGcgttaaataaatttgtagttcatataaaattttaaattttcgttTTTAgttcacataaaaaaattaacattttttagttcttaaaaaaTTCTTATGCAAATAGTTTTGGTCTTTGTTGAAATATCGACACATATTTTTGAACCATTTTTTAAAGACATGTTTATAACATTGTAGAAAGTTTATccaaaaaaatgagtttaaaattCGATTTctagatttatatttttgtttatgacatatacaaaatttatatttaattcacctctaattaaaaaatttgaattttttgtgcataattttttttataatattttaaatatttttataaaaaaaatcattcaaaaaattaaaaatacagtgacaattaaaaatgtttcgtaaagtaaattacaatttttcttgttcatacaaaattaattaatttatgtaaaattgtCAAAATAAAGTATAATTGAGAACGGACGAAGTATTTAggaataattaattatgtaaaagAGTGTCTATTAATTAAGGACAAAGTAGTTAATGAACCAGAAAATATAATTATGCAACAAAATGTTAATCGGCATTTCTCAACATGTtaagttgtttttatatatttcaagtTGAGTTTGCTAAGGAATTAACTAGTCTTTTACTTTTTGGaccaatgaaattaaaaaatgcatGGGAAGTTGATTTAGTTTCCTCCGTAGATGAAGTTATTTGATCAGATTCCTAAGTATGAATAAATGCATGAAACAAAGGAGTACTCCTAGTATGATGTTATTGGAAGTGTACAAGTAATTAAAGgcaatacatattttttaactccTAACTCCTAGTTTGGTCCGTCAAATAAAAACTCCTAGTAGTTTGGTGTTCTATACAACATTAATCAGGGGATTATTAATATCACATTCTTGATCATATTTTTCATACGTTTTAAATAAGCATTAAAAAGTTCCACTTAATTTTCCATCCAATGCaatgtataaataataataattttaagaaaatttccTTTACCATAAACTAGTCAATGTCCTAGTTTATCTCCTAGATTTTAGTTTACTAAATTAAACTCTGTATTATAACAGTTTTGAATCAAAGAATTACACTCACTCAAGCACATTTTATAGTTTAGTTTTCCATTTAACATGTTGTTATCTTCGTCGCCATGCATCAGCATCACAAGCAGGAATAGTTTAGCTTTCAATAAGCTGCCAAACAACAAGAGAGATAAATTTCTACAACAATTCACTTTTCTTCCCCCACAACATATCAAATGTTTTCGATGCTCATGCTCATTGGTCTCTGAAATTTCTGCAGTAAAAGGTGTCTTTTGGGTTTGCATTTCACTATTCACAGTTATGAAAATTAAccattatattattttcaaagttTCTATTATGGATGTACTGTTTACAAACTTTAATTAACAAAAGTTATTTATAGGATTTACTCATTGTGAACTATAACAtgcataataatttatttataaaattaataataatatgcaTGTTTGTACATGTGAATTTAttgagttattttatttttcaaagactcaaatacaattaattaactaGCTGGATTTAGATTTAGTCAAATTGTGGATCCAATTTATTTGCTTCCCCTGTTTTGACGGTATACCAGAACACAGAACATGAAATCCAAATGTGTCACATTTTTGGTATAAAAATATGACTTGTACAAAACCCTCCAAAATTTGTTAGGTATAATGTTGGCTATTGAGTTTGGTTCAgctaacaattattttataggGTAAAGTAAATAATCTGATTAATAAATTAACAGTACGTATATTATGAATGTATTAAAATAACTGTTGATTTTATGTTGTATTTTACTTTCTAA contains:
- the LOC101510516 gene encoding uncharacterized protein, which encodes MHPKSFQVLVQSPDQQVYPKSVTGDQTLSDLKFSLFPNSQHLLPSSFYFTLNGKPLPDNTVFSTSRIAPLSTLVLQSRLRGGGGDGGATGAESRDCYLKMYAEKKPDKVDPNEQRLSKWQNCALSNEPLREPCVIDKLGNIFNKVSLVEALLGKKLPKEFGYIKGLKDMITVKLSSINGEDDGAKFQCPIAGLEFNGKYKFFALRNCGHVLSAKALKEVKSSACLVCHEEFDEVDKIVINGNEEEVAVLREKMEEEKAKVREKKTKKVKNSEAVNGLGLEVSKLSGTKHGIMGVEKASAKVDRNGKVANGNKSVNGGAAAAKRFKATDIAPANATEVYASIFTSSRKSDFKETYSCRSLPLGRN